CCGACGGTGTACGAGCTGTCGGAACTCCTCGTCGACGTCCTCGGCGTCACCGATGTCGGCGCGTACTTCCCCCACCGCGTCACCTACCACCCGACCTGCCACTCGCTGCGCATGCTGCGCGTCGGCGACCGGCCGCTCAGCCTGCTGCGCGCCGTGAAGGGCATCGACCTCGTCGAACTGCCCGCCGCCGAGTCCTGCTGCGGTTTCGGTGGCACCTTCGCGCTGAAGAACGCGGACGTGTCCAACGCGATGCTGGCCGACAAGATGCGCCATGTGCAGGACACCGGCGCGGAGTTCCTGTGCGCGGGCGACAACTCCTGTCTCACCCACATCGGCGGCGGCCTGTCCCGGCTGCGTACCGGTGTCGGCACGATGCACCTGGCCGAAATCCTGGCCTCCACGGAAGGGGACGTGCGGTGAGCGCCGCCGACAACGTCGTATGGCTGGGCACCCCCGCCTTCCCCGAGGCGGCGCGCGCCGCGCTCGCCGACACCCGGCTGCGGGCGAA
This region of Streptomyces caelestis genomic DNA includes:
- a CDS encoding (Fe-S)-binding protein, with amino-acid sequence MRIALFITCFNDTMFPRTGRAVTELLERLGHTVEFPQGQTCCGQMHFNTGYRPETLPMVRRFAEVFAGYDAVVAPSGSCAGMVRDHHRVVAAQYGDAALAEAVEHVVPTVYELSELLVDVLGVTDVGAYFPHRVTYHPTCHSLRMLRVGDRPLSLLRAVKGIDLVELPAAESCCGFGGTFALKNADVSNAMLADKMRHVQDTGAEFLCAGDNSCLTHIGGGLSRLRTGVGTMHLAEILASTEGDVR